A segment of the Nostoc sp. TCL26-01 genome:
TAAAATTTGCCGACAGAAGTCTAAAACCAATCCTAACTGCAACCGTTGAGCAAAATTAGCAATTAAGTTAGACTGTACCCAACCAAGACTACTGGAAATTAAATTCATGACTATGACAGCGATCGCCATAGTAGTAAGTAGTCTTGTATCACCTCTGACTAAAATATCATCTGTCAGAATTTGTAATAGAAAAGGAGATGCTAAAGATAAAACTCCTAACAATAAATTAAGAGGAAATACTTGAGCTAAAATACTACGAAAATGCCAAACACGCTTAAAGAAACGCCAAAAGCCAGTAACTTGATCATCCTCTACTTTCCAAAATAATTCAGGGTCTGGTTCTAGTAATAGCATCATCCAATCTGTCCACCCTTCCATTAAATCTTTTGCAGACAGATAACGGATACCGACAGCCGGATCAGCAATTACATATTTTTTGCCTTTCTTCCCATATAAAACAACCCAGTGATTTCCTTTCCAGTGAATAACTGCTGGTAAAGTTGCTTCATGTATCTTGTTCAGAAATTCTGGTGAAGTCTTCACTGAACGAGCATTAAAACCTAGCGTTTCAGATCCTCTTTTTAAACCTAATAAAGTTGTACCTAATTGTCCAGTACCCACAGCCTCACGGATACGACTAAGGGTAAAATTACGCCCATAATATTTGGTTATTGCTGCTAGACAAGCCGCACCACAATCTTCTTGACTATGTTGTAAAACGTGAACATATTTCATAAGACAGCTTGCTTTCCTTCAGCTAAGATATTGAACCCGAAAAATTGAATATTTAGTCAGTTATTACAATTGTTTTAGTGTTATATTAATAACCAGAAAAATCTTCTCTTCTTGTTCGCCGAAAAAGTGTATAGCGATAATCAAACACAAATGCTGACTCCCAAGCAAACTGAAGTTCTTCATTTGTCACACCAGGAACACCAAAGACATAAGCTGCTCCCACAATGTAATAATAAATATTCATATCAAAAGTAACCGAAAGATATCCTCCATTAACAGCAGCCGCTTCTTCTAAAGAAATTTCTGTAAAAAGTGGTTTGTGTTTTTTCATAATTTGCCACTTTTGAATAAGTGTATTTTTCAGTATTATTAATTAGGGAATACCATGAGTTAAGTTATAAAAAACAGCAAATCAAAATTTGATATCCCAAATACTGGAACATTTTTGTGTTCCAGTATTTAGCCATTTCATTTAGAGTTAGTCACCTCCAACATATTATGAGAAAAGCCTGAAAAACTAGGCAATCTTTCCTAGAGTCTTCAGGCACATTCCTTGAAATTACTACCAGTAACCGTAGCTGCCAAAACCTAAGCCTACAAGTGTTGCATAAGCTGCTTCTTGATCAGTTAATCCTCTAACTAAAATTGGAGTTGCAACTGTACCTGCAAGCGCTGTTTGGTTTCCGGGTACGTCTGGAGCGTTTTCGTAGAAAGCACCAACCGCAAGAAGGTAATTATTATAGTTAAAACCAATGGTTGGACCATAGTAACCGTAACTTCCACCACTAACAGTAGCAGATTCTTCAGATGAAGCTTGGCTAAACAAATTGTTTTCAATAGGTTCCATGATTGTCACTCCGTAAATAGAACTGTTTTGAGTTGTTCAAGCTACTAGCTAATTGCTTCTGGCAAGCTGCTCAACTCGTCGCTTGATTTAAACAATAACCGGGAGTGAATAGCTGAGTCATTTTCACTTTCTGCAAACTTAATTACCAAATTTGTCAAACTTATTTACACAATTAAATCAATGCAACTTCCGAAAAATCCAGACATAAACCACGCTCTAATAATACTAATTTTTAGACACTTAGATTAAGTTGTTCAATTGTTTGTAAGTTAAGATTTGAATAAAATATCAAAAAAACTGGAACATCAAATGATGTTCCAGTAGTTATAGTGTGAGAAAACTATCCACTAACTGAAGCGTATGTAGAATTCATACGTCAAGTTCAGGTATGAGGACAACTCTAGAATCTGTTAAATTTAATACTTTTGACTCATTTCTAGACATTAATAATGAAGTCATCAAAATAGATGTCATCAAAGTAGAGATTGAAGATAACAGTTCCATTACCTTCCTCAATTTTTTCACCTTCTTTTAACCATTTATCTTCTTTAGGCTCTGGCTTCCATATCTGTTTGTCTTTCACTGAATAGGGTGAAGGTTTGGAATATTGTTTTACTGGATGGCTAGGATATGGACGGTATTCTAATCCTGCACCAACTACAATTTCTTGCTGCTCAAGAGATAATTCTGTGAACAATTGGTTAGACATGACTTAAATCTCCGTAATTTTAATGATATCGAGGAATATCAACTTTCAAGCTGCTGAACTCCTCGCTTGATTCATACAATAGCCTGTAGTGAATAGCTAAGTCATTTATAATTTATGCAAACTATATAGCCATTTTAGTCTAATAAAATTGCATAATTGTATCAGAGATATTACCAAAAAATACAGACATAATCTTAGAAAAACTGGAACATCTAATGATATTCCAGTAATTACGGAGTGATACTTTAATAAAGTTGCTAAACTTAAACCAGAAGACTATCTGTAGCAAAATTTTAGGGAGATTTTAGTTAGCTAATTGCTCATTAACTTAACTAGTTAATCAGTAATTAGAGATTCCGTATCTTCCAATGACGAAGTAATGATGAAAGTTATTTCTGACAACTGATATGTAGTTTCTTGCAATGTAGAAATCTTCGTATCACCATTGACAGCATCTAATTGATTTTTGGCAGAAGCTAAAATATTTCTTATTTGAAATAAAATAATGGGGTTTGAATATTTTAATCCGCCAAGTATCATCTCCTGTTCTTGTGTAGATAATTCCTGAAAACAATTAATTTGTGCTGGGTTCATATCATTAGACATGGTGTTATCTCTTTTCTATGAGGTGTAATCAGGTTAGATACATGATTCCAAAGTTGAAATATATATCAGAATCAAGTTTGGAATCTGTGGTTTTTAGTTTAGCTAAATCCTTGTTTTGAACTAAATGTCAATAGATTTCCAGACATCAGCATATGTATCGGCATCATCTGTATCAAGAGTATGATATGTTTCAGTGTCATCATGATTCGCCGAAGTGTTAGCTACTTGCTTAAGAGTATCTTTTTTAAAAGTGCTATAATTCCTTTCCTCGACATAGATTCCACCAGTAATGATTTCTTGTTGTTCGAGAGATACATCTGTGAACAATTGGTTAATAGACATGATTAAGACCTCCTTGATTGATTTCACATCGCAGATTGATAGCTTTTATTAACTGCTTAAATCATTGCTTGATTAACAAAATATTTAAGAGTTAGCAAATGAGCAATTTAAAATTACTCTAAATTTAGAAACATCATTAGATGTAAGTATGTCAAACGTATTGGCAAATATTGTCAATTTTGATTATGTTTTTATAAGGATTCCAGGGACTGAGCTAAATATCAGAATCAACTCTGGAATCCATTGCAGCTATTTCAATTCAAATTCTAAAATTGAACTAAACCTCGACAATTTTGAAAACATTAGCAAAGGCATCAACATCAGAAATATCAAGAGCATGAGATGTTGATGCACCATTGGCATTTGCTGAAGTAGTTGCTGCTTGTTTGAGAGTATCTTTCCAGAACTCGCTGTAGTTATCTTCTTCTACATAGATTCCATCATTACTATCACCATAACCATTACTAGCACTACCACCAGTGATGATTGCTTGTTCTTCTAGAGATACAGTTGTGAATAATTGGTTAGACATGATTAAACTTGGTTTGTGTAGATAGGTTGAATTGGATTATCTTGTTTAGAGATTCCAGTAATTGCTAGTTAATTTTCTGTTTAATAACTTAGCTAAATATCACTGGAATCTCTTGTAACTAGTTCAATCCGATAGTAGGGAATGAACTAAAAATCAATGGTTTTGAAAACATTAGCAAAGGCATCAACATCGCTAATATCAAGAGCATGAGCTGTTGATGCGCCATCATGATTTGCTGAGGTAGTTGCTGCTTGTTTGAGTGTATCTTTCAAGAACGCGCTAAAATTGTTCTCTTCTACATAGATTCCATCATCACTATCATCATAACCATTACTAGCACTACCACCAGCGATGATTTCTTGTTCTTCTAGAGATACGGTTGTGAATAATTTGTTAGACATGATTAAACCTCGTTTGTGTGGATAACTTTACAGTTGATTAGTTTTTAGAGATTTCAGAAATGGCTATTTAATCTTTTATTTAAAAGACTCCGCCAAATATCATAACTCTGAAATCTCTTGCAGTTATTTCAGTTTGATTCCTGAGAATCAACTAAAAATCAACAATTTTGAAAACATTGGCAAAAGCATCAACATCAGAAATATCAAGAGCATGAGCTGTTGATGCACCATCAGCATTTGCTGAAGTAGTTGCTGCTTGCTTGAGAGTATCTTTCAAGAACTCGCTGTAGTTATCTTCTTCTACATAAATTCCATTATCACTACCATCATAACCATTACTAGAACCACCACCAGCGATGATTTCTTGTTGTTCTAGAGATACGTTTGTGTACAATTGGTTAGACATGATTGAAACCTCGGTTATTTGTTATCTGTAGTCGAAGGTTGATGGCTTGTTTTATCGCCTCAACTCGTCGCTTGATTAATACAATAGAACATCATGAATCAATGATTCATTTGTAATTAATGCAAATTTTATTTCTATATTTTTCACAGTAAATCTCATAATTTACCAAATGTATTTTTATGTAGATATGGTTGAAAATTGTCTTAGCCAAAGGTTTATATTTCTGAATTCAAGAAAATATATTAGTCATTTTTTCAACAATCATCTCAATTCGATGACAAGGTTGATAAAACTCATTTGCTTTAATAAAACAAAAACCATCTCAAAGAATACACAGAATTATTTCAGCTTATTTCAAATAATTATTCTTGATTCAGAAAGTCAGATGTAATTTAATTACTCAAATTATTCAGTAATTCAGTATACTTAAATATGAGATGATTAATCCCGCATTTATGCAACGCTAACAAATCTTGTGAGAAATTCGATAATGGGAACGACTGCTGACATAGCAAATTGACCAATTTCACTTTACCTAGATGCTTTGATCTAGCTCTATGACGAGTCTTTTTGTGTAAAGCTCAATGTATGAAGTTGTGTAACAAATTGCCAACAGTTGCATAAAACTGGAAAAGCTGACTGATAGATAGATTGTGATCTGAAGTGTTCCTGAAACAGACTCGAATGTTTGAGTTTGCTGGGGAGTGGCAAAAGCTCTCCAGTCAGTAATTGGCTATTAAGTAACTCAAATCCTTATTCTAGAAGGGATAAATCTGCACTATGACTTACAAATCAGGACAAGCAAGCACTTTAATAAGAGATGAAGTGACGAAAATTTCTCCTCTGGAAAGCTTCTCCCTCAACACTATATATCTGGCTGTACAAGCAACTGGCAATCCCTTTCCATTTCCCCCTCCCAAAGAACCATCTAGTCCGCCAGGGATAACCAATGATCCTGATGAGTTTCCAGAAGCAATTCCGGGTGGGGTTGAGATAGCATCTAATCCTAGTGAGCCGGATGAGTTATCGGACACTCCCCAAGAACCGACTGAGATTGCTTAAAGAATTTTCTGGCTGAGAGTAGTAAATCACAAAAATAACTCCACAGCCTTATAGCCTGGAGCTATAAACAGTAGGGGCGCACAGATAAATTATAGATGTGCGCCTCTATAAGTATCTATCACCAACATCCTAGAAATTGGTATTATTTACCCCATGCTGTATTAAATGATCAATGCTAGTTGGTAGTTTTTAGAAGGGGCAGATTGACAAATGACCACAAGCAGCAAAAGTTTTACTTGGCAATGGAGCGTAGCCAGTCGTCTAGTAACTGCTGCGGTATTAGCTGTGGGTATCGTTTTCCCTGACGCAAATTCTGCCTATGCTCAAAGCGTGATTATTCCAGATCAAACTTTAGGTTCTGAAGGTTCTCGTGTAGAATCCAACTCTATTAATGGTCGAACTGAAGTATTGCAGGGTGGAGCAATCCGGAATAACAATCTGTTCCACAGTTTTTTAGAATTTAATGTTAATGAAGGACGAGCAGCCCGTTTCTTGGTACCAAACGCTGACATACAAAATGTTTTAGTCAGGGTAACGGGTAGCAACCAGTCTCAGATTTTGGGGCAATTGGAAATGCTTAACTCCAACGCCAATTTATTTTTGTTGAATCCCAATGGTATTACTTTTGGCTCTAATGCCAGACTCAAGATTAATGGTTCATTTGTAGCTAGTACCGCCAGCGCCATCAACTTTGCAGATGGTAGTATTTTTAGTACAACTTCACCTGCAACGACCTTGCCATTGAAGGTAAATGTACCAACAGGTCTGCAATTTGGTAAAACTGGGGGAGAGATTCGGCTGAATAGGCAGAGTACGTTACAAGTACAAGCAGGTAAAACCCTGGCTCTAGTGGGCGGGAATATCATTGTAGATGGTGGATATTTACTAGCGTCAAGTGGTCAGATTGGTTTGGGTGGGATACGAGCAACTGGAACAATCGATCTGAACTTAGATAGTAATCATCAGCCTTTAAAGTTTTCTTCTGATTCAGCATTGGCAGATGTATCCATTACTAATGGAGGTATAGTCTTTGCCAGTGATCAACGTGGTGGTAGCATTCAAATACAAGGCCGGAATGTATTGCTGACTGGGGGATCACAAGTTTTTGCTCAGACAGCTAATCAAGATGGTGGAGAGATTTCTATTCAAACGGAACAGTTAATTGTCCAAGGTGGCTCACAAGTTTCGGCTTCTACTTTTGGCGGAGGTAAGGGCGGAAATTTAGCAGTTAACGCCACTGACTTTATATTAGTGACTGGAACTGATGCAGATGGCTTTGCTAGCAGTTTGCGTACTAATACTTACAATAGAGGTTCAGCAGGCAAACTCACCGTCAAAACGAGGAAGTTAATTGTTGAGAATGGGGGACAGATAGAAGCCAGTGCTAGGCGAGGTAGTCAAGGTTTGGGAGGACAACTAGAGGTGATGGCTGATGTCATCAAGCTGAGTGGTTCATCTTTAAATGGATTTTCTAGTGGTTTATTTGCTCAAACTGGCGGTACTAATGATGCAGGTTCTTTGACAATTAAAACTAGGCAATTGATCATCCAAGATGGGGCGCAGATAGTTGCAGGAACTCAGCCAGGTAGTCAGGGTAAGGGTGGAAATCTGAATATTCATGCCTCAGATTTCATAGAAATAAGCGGAACAGCACCAAACCGTATAGACACTAGTGGCTTGTTTGTTCGTAGCCAAGGTGAGGGTGATGCTGGTTCTTTGTCAATTACTACAGGAAAGTTGATTGTTAGCAATCAAGCTCAAGTGACTGTGAGTGCATTGGGAAGAGGGAATGCCGGCAAATTAGAAATTAACGCTAACGAAATTCGCCTAGATGAGCAGGGAAAACTATTTGCTCAAACTATTTCAGGTAAGGGTGGCGACATTAATATAAAAGTAACTGACTTGCTGTTGTTACGCAATCATAGTCAAATCTCTGCGACAGCTGGCACTAATGCGACTAGTCAAGGTGATGGTGGCAATATTAATATTGATGCTCCCAATGGTTTTATTGTTGCTGTTCCTAGTGAAAACAGTGATATCAGTGCTAATGCTTTTCAAGGTAAGGGTGGCAATGTAGACATCAATGCTTTTGGGGTTTTTGGTACACAATTTCGAGAAAAATTGACTGATTTGAGTGATATTACGGCTAGTTCAGAGTTTGGTTTAAACGGTACAGTTGAGATTAACACGCCGGAAGTTGATCCTAGTGAAGGAGTTGTCAATCTGCCAACGCAACCTGTGGAGACAAAACTAGCTCAAGTTTGTTATGCGGGTTTTGGGAGAAATCGAGACAGTTTTACTATCACTGGGCGTGGAGGTTTACCAGATAATCCTACTGATTTTCTCAATGCTGATGCTGTGTTAGCAAATTGGATTGCTATTGGTGAGCCAGAAAAAACAGTCAGCAGGACAACTGTACCTCCCATGCCATCTGGGATTGTCGAAGCTACGGGATGGACAAGAAACGCTCAAGGTGAAGTTGTTCTTACTGCCAAAGTATCTGTAGTTACACCCCATGCTTCTTGGCAGCAGGCGACTGTTTGTCAAAATCAAACACTGACATCAAGAGACTTTTAAGTCTCTTCCCTGTTCTCGGTTCTCTTCTATATTACCGTTACGAAGTTGTGAAATGATGTACTTAATAGGTTGTTGGAAGACTTAAAGCATATAACAGCCTTGTAAAATATCGCGTGAGGTATTATGAACTGGATTAAGGTTATTACTCAAGATGAGTTACCACCTGACGGGCGTAAAGTAGTCAAGGTTGAACAACGCAATATTCTGTTACTCAACCATAACAATCAAGTCTTTGCGGTGGAAAATTCTTGTCCTCATCTGAAGTTACCTTTACAGAAGGGTAAGATTACAGATACTGGAGCGCTGGTTTGTCCTTTTCACCGCAGTGCGTTTGATCTGGCTACTGGTAATCCTACAGATTGGACTCCTTTCCCTCCTGGTATTGGTAAGGTGATGGGGATGATTTCTAAAGAAAAGGCATTGTCTGTTTTTCCTACCCGTGTTGAAGAAGGTAGTATCTGGGTGGGTTTGTAGTAGTCATTAGTCATTAGTCATTAGTCATTAGTCAAGATTCAGGTTTTTTGGACTTGAGACTTGGGACTATTGACTTTTGGCAAAAAGCATGAAGTATTTGTGGCACTGTGTCATACCAATTCTCTAAAATTGTCCAGATGGTCACACGCTGATATGTGTCACTTTAGACTAAAGTATTTTGAAAACAGAGGATGAAGATATACAATTCTCAACCCTTATTATGTGGGGATTTCTGAATACTGCTTGAGCTTCAGTACAAGTTTTGAAGTTTGAATACTTAACTCAAACTTATACCAAAGAGAGCAGAAAGAACCAACTTTAGATCGCTAAGAAGGGCGTATGTGTTGATATCTTTATGAACTATTTTTTCTTGACGCTGAAAAATGCCAAATTTCCAAGTATCCCCTGTTGTCACAGTACCATAGAGCATTGGAACTGTTGAATCAGTCCATTGATCGAGAGCAATTAATTCTACCGCCAACTGGGTAAAACCTCTTGCTAAATCGGCATTTTTTGCTTCAATCACTAATAAGTTCTGTTTAGTAGGAATGAGATAATCAAAACTGCCTTTGAGCCAATTGTTCACTCGTACAGGATATTCAATTTTGAGTGGTACTTGAATAAATTTACAAATCGTTTTGAGAATCGGAAATATCAATGCTTCACGTCTAGCTATCTCGGAAACAGGATCTACCAAAGTCAGATTTTCTTGTAGTTCTATTCTCAATGGTTCAGGATCTATTGGTAACTGCTGTGGGAGTTGGAGGGAGGTATTGTTGAGGGTAACACCGAATTCAGCTAGGATATCAGCACTATCGTAGGCTAATTCGGCATATTTGCTGAAGCTATAGCTTTCAGATGGGTCGAGAATCCTAGTTTTGCTCATGATAATTAGCGATCGCCAACCCTAACTAATCAATGGTGTTCACCATTATTGTACTTCTTGGTGAGTTAAGAATCTGACTCCTGGAAATTATAGTTCAACAGCAAGGGCGATCGCCTCCACGTCTTCTCTATTCAGTAGTGAAAAATTAGTAGTACTGATGATTTTCTACACATCGAAGTAATCACAGCCAGAGCCAAATTTCCACGCTTCAACTAAGCGATGCCAATAATATTGTGTGTTGGGTAAGTTCTTAATCCACGGCTCTAAAATGGGACTGAGGGCAAATAAGGCAGTGTAGGCTCCTAAGTTGCCGTAATGCCAAAGCCAATCTAATAAATTTGCTAAACCTACTTGGGGGATGATTTTAGCGACTAGTCCGGGATGAGATAAACCAGTTTTGGCTAGGGTTTGTGTCAGAGCAGAAAACTGGACGATATCTTGCAAAAATGGCTTGAGTACTGGTGTGCCTAGCTGTTGCATTTCTTGGAATACTGCTGATAGGAGTTGGTTGATTTGTTCTGAGGGAATATTTTGATTGATACCAACACTCATGGCTTTTTGAAATAACCAAGTCACGCTGAGACTAGGTTGATATGGTTGCAGTTGTCCTAATGCTTTGGCAGATAATTGCTCTGTTTGTAATGCTTCTGCAATTCCCCATGTTAAACGTTTGAGGTGGCGTACCATTGCCCCAAAGCCACCAAAACTTAAGGGTGATTGATTACCGCTACTGTCTCCGACTGGGAGAATGTGATGCCAAGGAGTTTGCAGGGGGCTTTGGCGATCGCTCGGAAAAAAGCCAAACAAGGCTCGCTGAAATTTTAATTCTTCTAATGCCACTCCCTGATATTCTGGTAGTAAGCGCCAGTATTCTGCGAATAACGCTGCTAAATTTGGGCGTTCGGGGTGAGCATCCATGTAGGTAAACAGGTAAGTTGTTCTGCCATCTCTGGCTGGGAAGGCTTCCCAAAAATACTGACACTGGTTTTGCAGGGATGTGAATGATAATAGTAAATCGCCAGCATGATTGTCGGGGAAGCCTTGAGCGCAAGTTCCTACCACTAAGCAAAGAGCATCTGGTTTTTTCCCTTGGCGTGCTTGTTGAACAATGGGAGACATGTTTCCCATAGCATCAATTAACAGCTTGGCTTTAAACTGATCATTGACTACTACCCCATCTGGGTGGACAACTGCGCCATTAAAAGGTGTATTTTCCCATAACTGGCCGCCAGCATCAAGAAATCGTTGCTTTAACGTAGCTAGTAGATAAACAGGATCGACACCGATATTCAGGACATCTTCTACCCAGACTTCTGCACCATCTTTAAATTTAACTCTAGCTGGATTGTATTCAGTAGCGATCGCTCTCTCTAATTCCTCTGGTTTCAACAAGTCCAATTCCACAAACACTGCTAATTCTTGACGAGAAATATTCCACTCTTGTTGTCTTCCCTTGAGGATACCTCGCTCTAGCAATGCCACGCGCCATCCTTTGACTGCTAAAGCACAACCAATCAAAATACCTAATGTCCCACCACAAATAATTGCATCCCAGTCTACAGTACCTAGAGACTCTTGACTTTCTTGCACTACTGTGGGTATTGGTAAAGTATTTTCTCGAATAGATTGCAAGATGCTGTCAGCGCGACGTAGGTTTCCCAGAGTATCCCCTGGTAGTTGAGAGAGAATTTCTTCTGTGCGGGAATTAGACATAGGAGTCATTAGTCATTAGTTATTAGTTTAGAGCGATCGCTAGATAGGAAGTATAGAGAAATTTTTTATACATAAGCTGGTAATAACAATTAAATTAATAGTTTTTGACATTGACGCTGGAAAATACGTAAGTTATAACGAGCTATAACACGTTTTGACAGTAATTAACAGAGGAAATCACTTAGTTTATCAAGTGTTTTGCCTAGAAAATTTACTGACAAAACTTAAGTGGAGACGCAGTTAATCGCGTCGGTTAAGACTAATTTTTTGACTCCAAACTCAATCAGATGCACTCATCAGGCCTAAAAGATGGGTGTTTGAACATGAACTCAGTTTTTCACAAACTAATTATCCCAACATTCCCAGGTGCTGACAAATGACTTCCATTCTATTTATCGATTCTACAGTTCCCGATTACCAAAGTCTGATTAATGGTGTCAAAGCGGGAACACAAGTAGTAATGCTTGATCCAACTAAAGATGGAGTAGCACAGATTAGCACAGCCTTAACAGGAGGTAGCTTTGACGCTGTGCATATAGTTTCTCACGGAACGGCTGGTAACCTACAGTTGGGAACAGCACAATTAAATTCTCAAACCATCCAAACCACATA
Coding sequences within it:
- a CDS encoding CTB family bacteriocin — its product is MSNQLFTTVSLEEQAIITGGSASNGYGDSNDGIYVEEDNYSEFWKDTLKQAATTSANANGASTSHALDISDVDAFANVFKIVEV
- a CDS encoding CTB family bacteriocin — its product is MSNKLFTTVSLEEQEIIAGGSASNGYDDSDDGIYVEENNFSAFLKDTLKQAATTSANHDGASTAHALDISDVDAFANVFKTIDF
- a CDS encoding CTB family bacteriocin, which produces MSNQLYTNVSLEQQEIIAGGGSSNGYDGSDNGIYVEEDNYSEFLKDTLKQAATTSANADGASTAHALDISDVDAFANVFKIVDF
- a CDS encoding filamentous hemagglutinin N-terminal domain-containing protein, with translation MTTSSKSFTWQWSVASRLVTAAVLAVGIVFPDANSAYAQSVIIPDQTLGSEGSRVESNSINGRTEVLQGGAIRNNNLFHSFLEFNVNEGRAARFLVPNADIQNVLVRVTGSNQSQILGQLEMLNSNANLFLLNPNGITFGSNARLKINGSFVASTASAINFADGSIFSTTSPATTLPLKVNVPTGLQFGKTGGEIRLNRQSTLQVQAGKTLALVGGNIIVDGGYLLASSGQIGLGGIRATGTIDLNLDSNHQPLKFSSDSALADVSITNGGIVFASDQRGGSIQIQGRNVLLTGGSQVFAQTANQDGGEISIQTEQLIVQGGSQVSASTFGGGKGGNLAVNATDFILVTGTDADGFASSLRTNTYNRGSAGKLTVKTRKLIVENGGQIEASARRGSQGLGGQLEVMADVIKLSGSSLNGFSSGLFAQTGGTNDAGSLTIKTRQLIIQDGAQIVAGTQPGSQGKGGNLNIHASDFIEISGTAPNRIDTSGLFVRSQGEGDAGSLSITTGKLIVSNQAQVTVSALGRGNAGKLEINANEIRLDEQGKLFAQTISGKGGDINIKVTDLLLLRNHSQISATAGTNATSQGDGGNINIDAPNGFIVAVPSENSDISANAFQGKGGNVDINAFGVFGTQFREKLTDLSDITASSEFGLNGTVEINTPEVDPSEGVVNLPTQPVETKLAQVCYAGFGRNRDSFTITGRGGLPDNPTDFLNADAVLANWIAIGEPEKTVSRTTVPPMPSGIVEATGWTRNAQGEVVLTAKVSVVTPHASWQQATVCQNQTLTSRDF
- a CDS encoding Rieske (2Fe-2S) protein, translated to MNWIKVITQDELPPDGRKVVKVEQRNILLLNHNNQVFAVENSCPHLKLPLQKGKITDTGALVCPFHRSAFDLATGNPTDWTPFPPGIGKVMGMISKEKALSVFPTRVEEGSIWVGL
- a CDS encoding NAD(P)/FAD-dependent oxidoreductase, with the translated sequence MSNSRTEEILSQLPGDTLGNLRRADSILQSIRENTLPIPTVVQESQESLGTVDWDAIICGGTLGILIGCALAVKGWRVALLERGILKGRQQEWNISRQELAVFVELDLLKPEELERAIATEYNPARVKFKDGAEVWVEDVLNIGVDPVYLLATLKQRFLDAGGQLWENTPFNGAVVHPDGVVVNDQFKAKLLIDAMGNMSPIVQQARQGKKPDALCLVVGTCAQGFPDNHAGDLLLSFTSLQNQCQYFWEAFPARDGRTTYLFTYMDAHPERPNLAALFAEYWRLLPEYQGVALEELKFQRALFGFFPSDRQSPLQTPWHHILPVGDSSGNQSPLSFGGFGAMVRHLKRLTWGIAEALQTEQLSAKALGQLQPYQPSLSVTWLFQKAMSVGINQNIPSEQINQLLSAVFQEMQQLGTPVLKPFLQDIVQFSALTQTLAKTGLSHPGLVAKIIPQVGLANLLDWLWHYGNLGAYTALFALSPILEPWIKNLPNTQYYWHRLVEAWKFGSGCDYFDV